The Inediibacterium massiliense genome includes the window AAGGAGGTAATAAAATGGAAAACTTATACGATGTAATAATTATTGGAGCAGGGCCTGCTGGCCTTTCAGCTGGGCTTTATGCAGCAAGAGCAAAAATGAAAACATTAATACTAGAAAAAGAAAGAGTAGGTGGGCAAATTGTTACCACCAATGAGGTGGCTAATTACCCAGGGTCTATAAAAGATGCTACAGGACCTAGTTTGGTTGCTAGAATGGTTGAACAAGCAGAAGAATTTGGAGTAGAGAGAAAAAAGGATACAGTAATAGATGTAGATTTTACACAAAAGATTAAAGTAATTAAAGGAGAACTAGGAGAATATCATGCTAAAGCTGTCATTATAGCTAGTGGAGCAAAGCCTAAATTGATTGGATGCCCTGGAGAAAAAGAATTAACTGGAAAAGGCGTATCTTATTGTGCAACTTGTGATGCTGACTTTTTTACAGATCTTGAAGTATTTGTAGTAGGAGGAGGAGATTCTGCTGTGGAGGAAGCTCTTTATCTTACTAAATTTGCACGAAAAGTAACGATTGTACATAGAAGAGATGAGTTAAGGGCTGCAAAATCTATTCAAGAAAAAGCATTTAAAAATTCTAAAATTGAATTTATGTGGGATACAGGTATTGAGGAAATCAAAGGAGATGGAATTGTAGAATCTGTAGTGTTTAAAAACAAAAAAACTGGGGAAGTAACACAATATCATGCCAATGAAGAAGATGGTACTTTTGGAATATTTCCTTTTGTAGGATATCAACCATTAAGTGAAGTATATAAGGATAAGATACAAATGAATGAGGCAGGCTATATTATTACAGATGTAGAAATGAAGACAAATATAGCAGGTGTCTTTGCAGCAGGGGATATTAGAGAAAAATCATTAAGACAGGTAGTCACTGCAACAGCTGATGGAGCACTAGCAGCTGTAAATGCAGAGAAATACATAGAAAGTCATTTTGAATAATAAGGGAGGCGGGATTATGTTATCTGTAGACAAAGAAACTTTTCAAGGGGAGGTATTAGAAGCTAAGGGCTATGTTTTAGTAGATTATTGGAGTGATGGATGTGAACCTTGTAAAGCATTAATGCCTGATGTTGAGGAGCTTGCTAAGGAATACGAGGAAAAAGTAAAATTTACAAAGTTGAATACTACAAAAGCTAGAAGATTGGCTATATCTCAAAAGGTACTAGGACTTCCTACTATTGCTTTATATAAAAATGGAGAAAAGGTAGATGAAGTAACCAAAGAAGATGCAACAAAAGCAAATATTCTTTCTATGCTTCAAAAATATGTAGATTAGACAATAACTTGTAATAGGGGAATTACTTCCCCTATTGCAGGTTAAAATATAAAGGGAGGTGAATGATGTGCGCCTAGAGTTAGGAAAAATTAATATTTCAGATGTCCAGTTTGGAAGTACTACCAAAGTGGAAAATGAGACCCTATATGTGAATAAGGATGAGGTCATTAGTCTTGTGATGGAAGATGATCACATCAAACATGTAGAGGTAGAGCTGGCAAAACCAGGGGAAGAAACTAGGATTACTCCTGTAAAAGATGTTATTGAACCTAGAGTGAAGGTTTCAGGAGAAGGAGGGATATTTCCTGGTATTGTAAGTAAAGTGACTACAGTAGGTGGTGGCCGCACACATGTATTAAAGGGAGCTGCAGTAGTTACCTGCGGTAAGATTGTAGGTTTTCAGGAAGGTATTATTGATATGAGTGGCCCTGGTGCAGAGTATACTCCGTTTTCAAAGCTTAACAATATTTGTTTAGTGATTGAACCTATCGATGAACTCAAACAACATGAATATGAAGCTGCTGTAAGAATGGCAGGATTAAAAGTAGCTTCATTAATAGGAAAGGCAGGAAAAGAAGTAGAACCTAATGAAATAGAAATTTATGAAACAAAACCATTATTAGAAAGTATCAAGGAATATCCTAATCTACCTAAAGTGGGATATGTATATATGCTTCAAACACAAGGACTTTTGCATGATACGTATGTATACGGGGTAGATGCTAAAAAAATTGTTCCGACTATTCTTTATCCAACAGAAATAATGGATGGAGCTATTCTTAGTGGTAATTGTGTATCAGCTTGTGACAAAAATACCTCTTATCACCATCAAAATAACCCTATTATCCATGATTTATATGAAAGGCATGGAAAAGATATCAACTTTGTAGGTGTAATTATTACAAATGAAAATGTATATCTTGCGGATAAAGAGAGATCTTCTAATTGGACTGCAAAACTTTGTAGATATCTTGGATTAGATGGAGTGATTGTATCTCAAGAAGGTTTTGGCAATCCAGATACAGATTTAATTATGAATTGTAAAAAAATAGAATCTCAAGGAGTAAAAACTGTTATTGTTACAGATGAATATGCAGGAAGAGATGGTGCATCTCAATCTTTAGCAGATGCAGATCCTTTGGCTAATGCAGTTGTAACAGGTGGAAATGCGAATGAAATCATTGTACTCCCTCCTATGAAAAAAGTCATTGGAATGTTAGATTATGTAGATAAAATAGCTGGAGGCTTTGATGGAAGTTTAAGAGAAAATGGAAGTATTGAAGTAGAGCTTCAAGTGATTACAGGCGCTACAAATGAATTAGGATTTAACAAGTTATCTACTACAGAGTTTTAATAAAAAAAGAAAGGATGGTAAATATGAGCATGTTTGATGGTAAAAAAGTTATTATCATCGGTGACAGAGATGGGATACCAGGACCTGCTATTGAAGAATGTCTAAAGGCAACAGAAGCAGAAGTGGTATTTTCTTCTACTGAATGTTTTGTCTGAACGGCTGCAGGGGCAATGGACCTAGAAAATCAAAATAGGGTAAAAAATATGACTGAAAAGTATGGTGCTGAAAATATCATCGTACTTTTAGGTGCAGCAGAAGCAGAAGCAGCAGGATTAGCTGCTGAAACTGTTACAAATGGAGACCCTACTTTTGCAGGTTCATTGGCAGGAGTCCAGTTAGGACTCAGAGTATATCATGCAGTAGAGCCAGAGTTTAAAGAAGCAGTAGATGAAGATGTATATGAAGAACAAATAGGAATGATGGAGATGGTTTTAGATGTAGAAGAGATCATTTCTGAAATGACATCTATTAGAGAACAATTTTGTAAATATTAATCATTCCCGTTAAAAAGCTGAGAGGGGGGGAAACATGAGCAAAATTCGAGTTGTTCATTATATAAATCAATTCTTTGCAGGAATTGGTGGAGAAGAAAAAGCAGATCTAAAACCTGAGTTAAGAGAAGGGATAGTAGGACCAGGGATGGCTTTAAAGGCTGCATTTAAAGAAGAAGCAGAAATTGTGGCTACAGTTATTTGTGGAGACTCTTATTTTAATGAAAACCTAGAAGAAGCCAAAACTGTTGTTTTAGATATGGTAAAAAAATACAACCCAGATTTATTTATTGCAGGACCTGCTTTTAATGCAGGAAGATATGGAGTGGCTTGTGGAACAATTAGTAAAGCTGTACAAGAGAAATTAGGTATTCCTGTTGTAACGGCTATGTATCCTGAAAATCCAGGAGTAGATTTATTTAAAAAAGATGTTTATATCATAAAAACAGGAAATTCAGCTGCTACTATGAGAAAAGCTATTCCAGTTTTAGCAAAGCTTGCTTTAAAGTTAGGAAAGAACGAAGAAATTGGTTCACCTAGTGAAGAGGGATATATTTCTAGAGGTGTAAGAAAAAATCTTTTTAGAGAAGAAAGAGGATCGAAACGTGCAGTAGATATGTTGATTCAAAAACTCAAAGGAGAAGAATTTGTCACAGAATATCCAATGCCAAACTTTGATCATGTGACACCAGGTAAAGCTGTTGACGATGTTTCTAAAATAAAAATAGCAGTAGTTACTTCTGGTGGGATTGTTCCAAAAGGAAATCCAGACCATATTGAATCTTCAAGCGCATCCAAATATGGAAAATATTCTATTGAAGGATTTAATGACTTAACAGAACAAACTCATGAAACAGCTCATGGTGGATATGATCCTGTTTATGCCAATGCAGATGCAGATAGAGTACTTCCTGTAGATGTTTTAAGGGATCTAGAAAGAGAAGGAAGAATTGGAGAACTTCATAGATATTTCTATACTACTGTAGGAAATGGTACTTCTGTTGCCAATGCTAAAAAGTTTGCAGCAGAATATGCAAAAGAATTAATAGCAGATGGAGTAAAAGCTGTTATTCTCACATCTACCTGAGGTACCTGTACACGTTGCGGTGCAACAATGGTAAAAGAAATAGAAAGAACAGGTATTCCTGTAGTACACATGTGCACAGTTGTTCCAATTTCATTGACAGTTGGAGCCAACAGGATTGTACCTACTATTGCTATACCACATCCATTAGGAAATCCATCCTTAGACCCAACAGATGAGAAAAAATTAAGAAGAAAATTAATTGAAAAAGCATTAAAAGCATTAGAGACAGAAGTTGTGGATCAAACTGTTTTTGAAGATTAATCATAAAAGCCAGCTGCATTTGGCAGCTGGCAGCTACTTGACTAAAAATAAATGGGTGGGTTTTCATCACCCATTTATTTAAGATTTTTTATCGCAATAATTATCAGAAATTTCAATATTTAAAAAGTGTAGTCTGTGGCTGCGAGCTGCTTTAGGTCTTGCGGCATATGAAATTTCCAAACTATATGGAGGTGTAGAAAAAATGAGTTATGCAGTAATAAAAGGTGCTGGATATGCACTGATCCATACACCGGATATGATTGTACATAATGGAACAACTCAAACTACTGAGAGAATCACAAATCCTAATTCTGAATATCTAAAAGAATTAAAAAATCACATAAGAGACTATGAAGAAGTACTAAAATATCCTCCAAATCAAGTTTATATAGGAAATATGACACCTAGTGATTTAGCTACTTATGAAATGCCATGGTATGATAAAGAAGCTAAGACAAATGAAAGATTTGGAAAATTCGGAGAAATAATGCCTCAGGATGAATTTATTGCTTTGATGAAAGTAGTAGATGCTTTTGATTTGGTAAAACTTGAAAATCATTTTATGGAAGATATGAAGAAAAAACTTTCAAACCATCCTTTGTTTAAAGAGGATATTGGAAAATTAAAAGAGGGAGAAGCCATAGAAGAAATAGAAAAATATGTGAAAGAGCAACATGCAGAGGCCATTTATCATGAAGGGAAATTAGTAGGATGTGTAAAAAGGGCTCATGATGTAGATATCAATTTAACAAGTCATATTTTATTTGAAAATTTAGTTGTGAAAGCATCTGGAGTATTAGCTTTTAAACATTTGATTGATAAAAATAATATTTCTATTGAAGATATAGATTATGTCATTGAATGTTCAGAGGAAGCTTGTGGAGATATGAACCAAAGAGGAGGAGGAAACTTTGCAAAATCTATTGCAGAATGTTCAGGAGCTATTCATGCAACAGGGTCAGATACAAGAGGATTTTGTGCAGCGCCTACTCATGCTTTAATTTTAGCGTCTTCACTGGTAAAGGCAGGAACTTATGAAAATGTAGTGATTGTAGCTGGAGGAGCTACTGCAAAGCTTGGCATGAATGGAAAGGATCATGTAAAAAAAGGAATACCTATATTAGAAGATGTGGTTGGGGCATTTGCAATTTTAGTAAGTAAAAATGATGGAATTCATCCAATACTTCGTACAGATCTAGTGGGAAGACATACAGTAGGAACCGGTTCATCACCACAAGCTGTGATTACTTCTTTAGTTACGGCCCCATTAGATAAGGGAGGACTGAAAATAACAGACATAGATAAATATTCTGTAGAAATGCAAAATCCTGATATTACAAAACCAGCAGGAGCAGGAGATGTACCAGAAGCAAATTACAAGATGATAGGTGCATTAGGTGTAAAAAGAAAAGAATTAGATAGAAAAGACCTTTTATCCTTTGTAAAAAAACATGGGATGGTTGGATGGGCTCCTACCCAAGGACATATTCCGTCTGGTGTTCCATATATTGGATTTGCTAAAGAAGATTTGACAAATGGAGAATTGAACAAAGTTATGATTATAGGAAAAGGTAGTTTGTTTTTAGGTCGTATGACGAATTTATTTGATGGAGTATCTATTGTAATAGAAAGAAATAATGGAAAAGTAGAAGATGATCATAAAGAAATATCAAAGGAACAAATTAAAAGTTTCATAGCAGAGGCTATGAGAGATTTTGCATCACATCTGCTTCAAGAATAGGAGGTGATGGGTTTGAATGAAAAACTATTAAAACAAATGATCGGAAAAACATTTTTAGAGATTGCAGAGTCTATAGAAACAGGAAAATTTGGTAAAAAAGTAAAAATAGGGATAACTACTTTAGGTAGTGAGCATGGAATAAAAAATATGGTAAAAGGTGCAGAGTTAGCTAAAAAAGAAGAAAATATTGATGTTGTACTTATAGGACCAAAGGTGGACACTTCATTAGAAATCATAGAAGCAAAAACAGAAGAAGAAGCTCATAAAAGAATGGAAGAACTTTTAGACAATAAGTATATTCAAGGTTGTGTCACAATGCACTACAATTTTCCTATAGGGGTTTCTACTGTTGGAAAGGTCATTACTCCTGGACTTGGAAAAGAAATGTATCTTGCAACTACTACAGGAACTTCGGCTACTCATAGAACAGAAGCTATGGTAAAAAATGCTCTTTATGGGATAATCACCGCAAAAGCCATGGGTATTTTAAAACCTACTGTGGGAATTTTAAATCTCGATGGAGGAAGACAAGTAGAAAGAGCATTAAAAGAATTAAATCATAATGGATATGAAATGTATTTTGCAGAGTCTATGCGCTTAGATGGTGGAGCAATTATGAGAGGGAATGATTTATTATGTGGGAGTGCAGATGTGATGGTAACAGATACATTAACAGGAAATATTATGATGAAAGTATTTTCCTCTTATACAACAGGAGGAAGTTATGAAGCTTTAGGATATGGTTATGGACCTGGAATAGGAAAAGATTATGAAAGAGTAATTTTGATTCTATCAAGAGCATCGGGGGCTCCTGTAGTTTGTAATGCCATTCAATATGCATCCAAGCTTGCTCAAGGAAATCTAGTAAATATAGCAAAAGAAGAATTAGAAAAAGCAAAAAAGGCAAAATTAGATGATATTTTAAAATCCTTTGTCAAAGAAAACAAAAAAGAAGATGAACAAGATATGAAAATACCCCAAAAAGAAGTAGTTACAGGCTCTATAGCAGGAATAGATATTATGGATTTAGAGGATGCAGTAAAAGCTTTATGGAAAGCAGGAATTTATGCAGAGAGTGGAATGGGTTGTACAGGACCTATTGTATTGGTTCATGAAGAAAAGATAGAGTTTGCTACAAAAACTTTAGAAAAAGAAGGATTTGTTGCAAAAAGAGGAGATATTTGTTGAAATACAGTTTGTGAACAGTTTAAAACTTCGGCATAGCCGAAGTTTATTTTGTACATAATAACAAAAGATAGGAAAAGGGCAGGAATTTTAAATATTTTGAAGAATACTAATATTGTAAGAAATGAAAAAAAAGGGAGGGATTTATTGTGTTCAAAAAGGGGTGTGCCTTATTATTGGTGTT containing:
- the trxB gene encoding thioredoxin-disulfide reductase; the encoded protein is MENLYDVIIIGAGPAGLSAGLYAARAKMKTLILEKERVGGQIVTTNEVANYPGSIKDATGPSLVARMVEQAEEFGVERKKDTVIDVDFTQKIKVIKGELGEYHAKAVIIASGAKPKLIGCPGEKELTGKGVSYCATCDADFFTDLEVFVVGGGDSAVEEALYLTKFARKVTIVHRRDELRAAKSIQEKAFKNSKIEFMWDTGIEEIKGDGIVESVVFKNKKTGEVTQYHANEEDGTFGIFPFVGYQPLSEVYKDKIQMNEAGYIITDVEMKTNIAGVFAAGDIREKSLRQVVTATADGALAAVNAEKYIESHFE
- the trxA gene encoding thioredoxin TrxA; this translates as MLSVDKETFQGEVLEAKGYVLVDYWSDGCEPCKALMPDVEELAKEYEEKVKFTKLNTTKARRLAISQKVLGLPTIALYKNGEKVDEVTKEDATKANILSMLQKYVD
- a CDS encoding glycine/sarcosine/betaine reductase component B subunit → MRLELGKINISDVQFGSTTKVENETLYVNKDEVISLVMEDDHIKHVEVELAKPGEETRITPVKDVIEPRVKVSGEGGIFPGIVSKVTTVGGGRTHVLKGAAVVTCGKIVGFQEGIIDMSGPGAEYTPFSKLNNICLVIEPIDELKQHEYEAAVRMAGLKVASLIGKAGKEVEPNEIEIYETKPLLESIKEYPNLPKVGYVYMLQTQGLLHDTYVYGVDAKKIVPTILYPTEIMDGAILSGNCVSACDKNTSYHHQNNPIIHDLYERHGKDINFVGVIITNENVYLADKERSSNWTAKLCRYLGLDGVIVSQEGFGNPDTDLIMNCKKIESQGVKTVIVTDEYAGRDGASQSLADADPLANAVVTGGNANEIIVLPPMKKVIGMLDYVDKIAGGFDGSLRENGSIEVELQVITGATNELGFNKLSTTEF
- the grdA gene encoding glycine/sarcosine/betaine reductase complex selenoprotein A, with the protein product MSMFDGKKVIIIGDRDGIPGPAIEECLKATEAEVVFSSTECFVUTAAGAMDLENQNRVKNMTEKYGAENIIVLLGAAEAEAAGLAAETVTNGDPTFAGSLAGVQLGLRVYHAVEPEFKEAVDEDVYEEQIGMMEMVLDVEEIISEMTSIREQFCKY
- the grdB gene encoding glycine reductase complex selenoprotein B, which encodes MSKIRVVHYINQFFAGIGGEEKADLKPELREGIVGPGMALKAAFKEEAEIVATVICGDSYFNENLEEAKTVVLDMVKKYNPDLFIAGPAFNAGRYGVACGTISKAVQEKLGIPVVTAMYPENPGVDLFKKDVYIIKTGNSAATMRKAIPVLAKLALKLGKNEEIGSPSEEGYISRGVRKNLFREERGSKRAVDMLIQKLKGEEFVTEYPMPNFDHVTPGKAVDDVSKIKIAVVTSGGIVPKGNPDHIESSSASKYGKYSIEGFNDLTEQTHETAHGGYDPVYANADADRVLPVDVLRDLEREGRIGELHRYFYTTVGNGTSVANAKKFAAEYAKELIADGVKAVILTSTUGTCTRCGATMVKEIERTGIPVVHMCTVVPISLTVGANRIVPTIAIPHPLGNPSLDPTDEKKLRRKLIEKALKALETEVVDQTVFED
- the grdC gene encoding glycine/sarcosine/betaine reductase complex component C subunit beta, coding for MSYAVIKGAGYALIHTPDMIVHNGTTQTTERITNPNSEYLKELKNHIRDYEEVLKYPPNQVYIGNMTPSDLATYEMPWYDKEAKTNERFGKFGEIMPQDEFIALMKVVDAFDLVKLENHFMEDMKKKLSNHPLFKEDIGKLKEGEAIEEIEKYVKEQHAEAIYHEGKLVGCVKRAHDVDINLTSHILFENLVVKASGVLAFKHLIDKNNISIEDIDYVIECSEEACGDMNQRGGGNFAKSIAECSGAIHATGSDTRGFCAAPTHALILASSLVKAGTYENVVIVAGGATAKLGMNGKDHVKKGIPILEDVVGAFAILVSKNDGIHPILRTDLVGRHTVGTGSSPQAVITSLVTAPLDKGGLKITDIDKYSVEMQNPDITKPAGAGDVPEANYKMIGALGVKRKELDRKDLLSFVKKHGMVGWAPTQGHIPSGVPYIGFAKEDLTNGELNKVMIIGKGSLFLGRMTNLFDGVSIVIERNNGKVEDDHKEISKEQIKSFIAEAMRDFASHLLQE
- the grdD gene encoding glycine/sarcosine/betaine reductase complex component C subunit alpha, which gives rise to MIGKTFLEIAESIETGKFGKKVKIGITTLGSEHGIKNMVKGAELAKKEENIDVVLIGPKVDTSLEIIEAKTEEEAHKRMEELLDNKYIQGCVTMHYNFPIGVSTVGKVITPGLGKEMYLATTTGTSATHRTEAMVKNALYGIITAKAMGILKPTVGILNLDGGRQVERALKELNHNGYEMYFAESMRLDGGAIMRGNDLLCGSADVMVTDTLTGNIMMKVFSSYTTGGSYEALGYGYGPGIGKDYERVILILSRASGAPVVCNAIQYASKLAQGNLVNIAKEELEKAKKAKLDDILKSFVKENKKEDEQDMKIPQKEVVTGSIAGIDIMDLEDAVKALWKAGIYAESGMGCTGPIVLVHEEKIEFATKTLEKEGFVAKRGDIC